A stretch of Chiloscyllium punctatum isolate Juve2018m chromosome 6, sChiPun1.3, whole genome shotgun sequence DNA encodes these proteins:
- the LOC140479098 gene encoding G-protein coupled receptor 55-like, which yields MDLDHQRKFNLCEINMSEQENVMHLVIYIPTFILGLPFNLLALLIFCCKIKRWTETTIYMSNLALADILLLFSLPFKMLDQDKGWPFDVAFCSFVESLYFVNMYASIFIITSISIDRYFAIIHPLKARAFRCPRNTVIICLVIWAFVWLGSIPVYGFHDSSNSSNSTITCFHKFSDKSWNPGLIAFVELLGFVTPMATMVFCSVRIIKKLLERQSDVPGNCQACITIIIANLAVFICSFVPVHVGIFLQFLVRQDIIGRDYCLTRRSISLFVQGTMCLANVNCCLDAICYYFVAKEFRDQGSRTKRSLASLFSVNDVSV from the coding sequence ATGGATCTGGACCACCAGAGAAAGTTTAATCTCTGTGAGATTAACATGAGTGAGCAGGAGAATGTGATGCATCTGGTGATCTATATCCCCACCTTCATCCTGGGACTGCCTTTCAACCTCCTGGCACTCCTGATATTTTGCTGTAAGATCAAGAGGTGGACTGAAACGACCATTTACATGAGTAACCTTGCCCTGGCTGACATCCTGCTGCTGTTCTCTCTTCCTTTTAAGATGCTTGATCAGGATAAGGGCTGGCCTTTTGATGTGGCCTTCTGCTCCTTTGTGGAGTCACTCTACTTTGTTAACATGTACGCCAGCATCTTCATCATCACCTCCATTAGCATCGATCGCTACTTTGCCATCATCCACCCTTTGAAGGCGAGGGCTTTTCGGTGCCCGCGGAACACCGTGATCATTTGCCTTGTCATTTGGGCCTTCGTGTGGTTGGGGAGCATCCCTGTCTATGGATTCCACGACAGCTCAAACTCTTCTAACTCCACTATCACCTGCTTCCATAAATTCTCCGATAAATCTTGGAACCCGGGTCTGATCGCCTTTGTAGAGCTGCTGGGCTTTGTGACCCCGATGGCTACCATGGTCTTTTGTTCAGTTCGAATCATTAAGAAACTGCTAGAGAGGCAAAGCGATGTTCCTGGAAACTGTCAGGCCTGCATCACAATTATCATTGCCAACCTGGCGGTCTTCATTTGCTCATTTGTGCCTGTCCACGTTGGCATTTTTCTTCAGTTTTTAGTGCGGCAGGATATCATTGGCCGAGACTATTGTTTGACACGAAGAAGTATCAGTTTATTTGTTCAAGGTACCATGTGTTTAGCCAATGTCAACTGTTGCTTAGATGCCATTTGCTACTATTTTGTAGCAAAGGAATTTCGGGATCAAGGCTCACGCACCAAGAGATCACTGGCTTCCCTTTTCTCGGTTAATGATGTGAGTGTTTAG